The proteins below come from a single Aegilops tauschii subsp. strangulata cultivar AL8/78 chromosome 6, Aet v6.0, whole genome shotgun sequence genomic window:
- the LOC141025974 gene encoding uncharacterized protein, whose product MTFRVGDHVYLRVTPLKGTQRFHVKGKLAPRYNGLFKITDRRGEVAYQLELPPELSDVHNVFHVSQLRKCLQVPAKPDLYKDVDHQAIDLQPNLTYRERPICILDEAERCTRSRTIKYFKVQWSNHTEAEATWEREDYLRSEFPDLF is encoded by the coding sequence ATGACCTTCCGAGTTGGAGACCATGTCTATCTCCGGGTCACACCTCTCAAGGGAACCCAGCGCTTCCATGTCAAAGGAAAGCTCGCACCAAGATACAACGGCCTCTTCAAGATCACTGACCGGCGAGGAGAAGTGGCTTACCAGTTGGAACTGCCACCTGAACTATCCGATGTGCACAACGTATTCCACGTGTCACAACTCCGAAAGTGTCTCCAAGTTCCAGCCAAGCCTGATCTTTATAAGGACGTCGATCACCAAGCCATTGACCTTCAGCCTAATTTGACCTACCGTGAGAGGCCCATCTGCATTTTGGACGAGGCTGAACGATGCACTCGAAGCCGCACCATCAAGTACTTcaaggtccagtggagcaaccacactgaagCAGAAGCAACCTGGGAACGTGAAGACTACCTTAGATCCGAGTTTCCCGATCTCTTTTAA